A genome region from Hydrogenoanaerobacterium saccharovorans includes the following:
- a CDS encoding N-acetylmuramoyl-L-alanine amidase, with amino-acid sequence MNKIIKKTAAVLTAACLAVGGLSVQALAASEYNDFDYITNHVSIWVPQKLNITRPSKNVKTSATAYYITGNSSPEYELYMNGETVENRGKSGTFGVYVSLDAGENVFEFTQENGAAKAVTITQGKGYSVDIPTTNKVSSMFPSYDVGELAGTTVTLQCVGPAGANITATINGSSYQMRQVAAAQTGIPATFKAEYSVPSVDKTTNLGNVKYTMSYNGMNKTFTSGGKLYAGGDTLLVQVADTSSSIFTEGKSNSKFITTAKIGATDYVVDSNSSMYKLGMGGWIYKNTTKPITGGTSDNVVSNVSYKNTAHGERFIFTGTAQPVVTTSRSEDEISITMHHTTGVDSVSTENSKLFTDASVSESGGDTVITFSRNTDYDLWGYVVEYKDNVTTLYCKYKPTLSGDSSKPLAGILVALDAGHGGSDPGALGVMNGLGISESDITANTAIAVKKRLESLGAEVLLEGSGVTKKTKADYVERMMPAYTNKADFFISLHCNSIGTNQNGLKPNGIEIYYYENIAKSFSNTLLSHMVTETGRASRGVKFTNFRVTLNSCAPSVLVEMGFVTNPTEFDDLASKRGMFNMANAIGDGLIDYLS; translated from the coding sequence ATGAACAAGATTATTAAAAAAACTGCTGCTGTTTTGACAGCCGCCTGTTTAGCTGTAGGCGGTTTATCGGTGCAAGCACTAGCAGCATCCGAATACAACGATTTTGATTATATTACAAATCATGTTTCTATTTGGGTACCACAAAAACTGAATATTACAAGACCAAGTAAAAATGTAAAAACAAGCGCAACTGCTTATTATATTACAGGTAACTCCAGCCCTGAATATGAACTTTATATGAACGGTGAGACCGTTGAAAATCGCGGTAAAAGCGGAACCTTCGGTGTTTATGTATCGTTGGATGCAGGCGAGAACGTTTTTGAGTTTACACAAGAAAACGGTGCAGCCAAAGCTGTAACGATTACACAAGGCAAAGGATATAGTGTAGATATACCAACCACCAATAAAGTTTCGTCGATGTTCCCTTCTTATGATGTTGGTGAACTTGCGGGTACTACAGTAACTCTGCAATGTGTTGGCCCTGCAGGTGCAAACATAACCGCAACTATAAACGGCTCCAGTTATCAAATGCGTCAGGTTGCTGCTGCGCAAACAGGTATTCCCGCTACATTTAAGGCAGAATATTCGGTGCCTTCTGTAGATAAAACAACCAACCTTGGCAATGTAAAATATACAATGTCCTATAACGGTATGAATAAAACATTTACTTCTGGAGGCAAGCTGTATGCCGGCGGAGACACGCTTTTGGTACAAGTAGCCGACACGTCGTCCAGTATTTTTACAGAGGGTAAAAGTAACAGCAAGTTTATCACTACTGCTAAAATAGGCGCGACCGATTATGTGGTTGATTCTAACTCAAGCATGTACAAACTTGGTATGGGCGGCTGGATTTATAAGAATACAACCAAACCCATCACTGGGGGGACAAGCGATAACGTTGTATCTAATGTTTCTTATAAAAACACAGCGCACGGCGAACGTTTTATTTTTACCGGTACTGCGCAGCCTGTTGTAACAACATCTCGCAGCGAAGACGAAATTAGCATTACAATGCATCACACTACAGGCGTTGACAGTGTTTCTACCGAAAACAGCAAATTATTTACCGATGCATCTGTATCAGAATCTGGCGGCGATACGGTTATAACTTTTAGCCGCAACACAGATTATGATTTATGGGGTTATGTCGTAGAATACAAAGATAATGTAACAACGCTTTATTGTAAATATAAACCTACATTATCAGGTGATAGCAGCAAACCTTTAGCTGGTATTTTGGTTGCACTTGATGCAGGGCATGGAGGGTCTGACCCTGGTGCTCTGGGTGTTATGAATGGTTTGGGTATCAGCGAGAGCGATATCACCGCAAATACCGCTATTGCTGTTAAAAAACGTTTGGAATCTTTGGGCGCAGAGGTTTTGCTCGAAGGCAGCGGTGTTACCAAAAAAACAAAAGCAGATTATGTTGAACGTATGATGCCCGCCTATACCAACAAAGCAGATTTCTTTATTTCATTGCATTGCAACAGTATTGGTACCAATCAAAATGGATTGAAACCCAACGGAATTGAAATCTATTACTATGAGAACATTGCAAAATCTTTTAGCAATACATTGCTTTCGCATATGGTTACCGAAACGGGAAGAGCATCCCGTGGTGTGAAGTTTACAAACTTTCGTGTAACGCTAAACAGTTGTGCACCGTCCGTTTTAGTTGAGATGGGATTTGTTACAAACCCCACCGAATTTGATGACCTTGCAAGCAAACGCGGAATGTTTAATATGGCAAATGCCATCGGTGATGGTTTAATCGATTATTTGTCTTAA